The proteins below come from a single Sporichthyaceae bacterium genomic window:
- a CDS encoding IS5 family transposase (programmed frameshift): MSERMVPDELWEIVEPLLPLFNLRPQGGGTVPLPDRDVFTAVVYVLTAGCAWRHLPTEFGVSTPTAHRRFQSWTADGFWQRLHQEMLDRLGADGRLDWSSALLDAASVRAKRGTLTGPNPVDRGKPGSKLHVITEADGLPLATEVTGANVNDGTRLQPMVEAIPAIRSRRGPRRNKPAKLRADKAYDSAARRQWLRERRITPRIARKGIESKERLGRYRWKVERTIAWLSGYRRLTVRYERDGNLFAAFLTLAAALTCWKKLAT, from the exons GTGGGACCGTTCCGCTGCCCGACCGTGACGTGTTCACCGCGGTTGTCTACGTGCTGACTGCGGGGTGCGCGTGGCGGCATCTACCGACGGAGTTCGGGGTGAGCACCCCGACGGCACACCGCCGTTTCCAGTCCTGGACCGCGGACGGGTTTTGGCAGCGCCTGCACCAGGAGATGCTCGACCGTCTCGGTGCCGACGGGCGGCTGGACTGGTCCTCGGCGCTGCTGGACGCGGCGAGCGTCCGGGCGAAAAGG GGCACTCTTACCGGCCCAAACCCTGTCGACAGAGGGAAACCGGGCTCCAAGCTGCATGTGATCACCGAGGCCGACGGGCTGCCGTTGGCCACCGAGGTCACCGGCGCGAACGTCAACGACGGGACCCGACTCCAACCCATGGTCGAGGCCATCCCCGCGATCCGGTCCCGTCGCGGACCTCGACGCAACAAGCCCGCCAAACTGCGCGCCGACAAGGCCTACGACTCCGCCGCCCGCCGCCAGTGGCTGCGTGAACGCCGGATCACCCCACGCATCGCACGCAAGGGCATCGAGTCCAAGGAACGCCTGGGGCGCTACCGCTGGAAGGTCGAGCGCACTATCGCCTGGCTCAGCGGCTACCGCCGCCTGACGGTGCGTTACGAACGCGACGGCAACCTGTTCGCAGCGTTCCTGACCCTCGCCGCCGCGCTGACCTGCTGGAAGAAACTCGCCACTTGA
- a CDS encoding IS630 family transposase, which translates to MRAAVLGLRDGDRETLSAWTRASTMKAGLVQRARIVLLAADGVSHTEIAERLGISRTTVVMWRSRYQRSGLAGLTDAPRSGRPREIDRAAIITATLRPPPKKFGVTHWSSRLPARHLNIDHATVARAWRRHGVQPWRCETFKFSTDPELIAKVTDVVGLYLAPPDNAVVLCVDEKSQIQALDRTAPMLPMRPNLPARWTHDYKRHGTSTLFAALEIATGQVTAACKPRHRHQEFLAFLKQVARAYPDQDLHLVMDNYATHKHPTVGAWLAENPRIVVHFTPSSGSWLNMVEIWFSLIDRQAIRRGVFRSVKDLNTKIRAFIEGWNDRTHPFVWTKPAEEILAKADRPTTSVTNH; encoded by the coding sequence ATGCGCGCAGCGGTGCTGGGTCTGCGGGACGGGGACCGGGAGACGTTGTCGGCCTGGACGAGGGCCTCGACGATGAAGGCGGGACTGGTCCAGCGGGCCCGGATCGTGCTGTTGGCCGCGGATGGGGTTTCGCACACCGAGATCGCCGAGCGGTTGGGGATCAGCCGCACGACGGTGGTGATGTGGCGCTCGCGTTACCAGCGTTCCGGGCTGGCGGGTCTGACCGATGCGCCGCGGTCGGGTCGTCCGCGCGAGATCGACCGGGCAGCGATCATCACCGCGACGTTGCGGCCGCCGCCGAAGAAGTTCGGCGTCACGCATTGGTCCTCGCGGTTGCCGGCCCGGCATCTGAACATCGATCACGCCACGGTCGCGCGGGCCTGGAGGCGCCACGGGGTGCAGCCCTGGCGGTGCGAGACGTTCAAGTTCTCCACCGACCCGGAACTGATCGCGAAGGTGACCGACGTGGTCGGGCTCTACCTGGCCCCGCCGGATAACGCGGTCGTGCTTTGTGTGGACGAGAAATCGCAGATCCAGGCGCTGGACCGCACCGCCCCGATGTTGCCGATGCGGCCGAATCTGCCCGCCCGGTGGACCCACGACTACAAGCGGCACGGCACCTCGACGCTGTTCGCGGCGCTGGAGATCGCCACCGGCCAGGTCACTGCGGCCTGTAAGCCACGCCACCGCCACCAGGAGTTCCTGGCCTTCCTCAAGCAGGTCGCACGCGCCTACCCCGACCAGGACCTGCACCTGGTCATGGACAACTACGCCACGCACAAGCACCCCACGGTGGGTGCCTGGCTGGCCGAGAACCCGCGCATCGTCGTGCACTTCACCCCGAGCTCCGGGTCCTGGCTGAACATGGTCGAGATCTGGTTCTCCCTCATCGACCGCCAGGCCATCCGCCGCGGAGTATTCCGCTCCGTCAAAGACCTCAACACCAAGATCCGCGCCTTCATCGAAGGCTGGAACGACCGCACCCATCCCTTCGTCTGGACAAAACCCGCCGAGGAGATCTTGGCCAAGGCCGACCGACCAACAACTTCAGTTACGAACCACTAG